A part of Hippea maritima DSM 10411 genomic DNA contains:
- a CDS encoding NAD-binding protein produces MAIKPIIIIAGGGHKVRYLIDLIKDSFEIFVIDLNKDVLEKLPSYPNIHAIEGDATSDYMLRKARIDEAGYLIAFTDSEEVNYEISILGKRHGVANVISYVPTYKYLDKFSELGVLIVGGPKDIAQFVYNKIAHTKKAIGVGLGIGEIVEIVIDEYSPLANRRLSQIHLKGIRIGAIYRENDLIVPVGTTLVKPGDKLLLIGYPKNLKYALGVILSARVKFPMQYGNTVLGLIFKNKAYLSEIELLKNKTAIQYVKLMTTIKTTEKSSFVDEVEYLQSKDEFLEKISNDIFGMIMIEKCNMDFLTKMGLKVCDFYFVLKGIPEHIPVFVLSGKADYKKMFLYIFEDDEELIRKSIHTSVSIKYTLGIEFDIFVCEQDLKSNDSLTKKVNSIAQRIFSVYKMKHTLNTLKGNPVKVFEKLKRGYDLAVVGGFRRKNTLFKPNPICYIANSSGISVFSILK; encoded by the coding sequence TTGGCTATTAAACCTATAATCATTATAGCTGGTGGCGGCCATAAGGTTAGGTATCTCATAGATTTAATAAAGGATTCATTTGAGATATTTGTTATAGACCTGAACAAAGATGTGCTTGAGAAATTACCAAGCTATCCAAACATTCATGCTATAGAGGGTGATGCTACAAGCGACTATATGTTAAGAAAAGCTCGTATAGATGAGGCGGGCTACCTTATAGCTTTTACTGACAGCGAAGAGGTAAATTATGAAATATCCATATTGGGAAAGAGGCATGGGGTTGCCAATGTCATATCCTATGTTCCAACATATAAATATCTTGATAAATTTTCTGAGCTTGGGGTTCTTATAGTCGGTGGGCCTAAGGATATAGCTCAATTTGTTTACAATAAAATAGCACATACAAAAAAAGCCATTGGGGTGGGTCTTGGCATAGGTGAGATAGTAGAGATTGTTATTGATGAATATTCCCCTTTAGCAAATAGGAGACTTTCTCAGATTCATCTTAAAGGTATAAGGATAGGCGCTATATACAGGGAAAATGACTTGATTGTGCCTGTGGGTACTACTCTTGTAAAGCCTGGCGATAAGCTTTTGCTCATAGGATATCCGAAAAACCTAAAATATGCTTTAGGTGTAATACTCTCTGCCAGAGTAAAATTTCCCATGCAGTACGGCAATACGGTTTTAGGGCTAATTTTTAAAAATAAAGCATATTTGAGTGAGATTGAACTTTTAAAAAATAAAACAGCTATTCAGTATGTAAAACTAATGACGACTATTAAAACTACAGAAAAGAGTTCTTTTGTAGATGAAGTGGAGTACCTGCAAAGTAAAGATGAATTTTTAGAGAAGATATCAAATGATATATTCGGTATGATTATGATCGAAAAGTGTAATATGGATTTTTTAACCAAGATGGGCCTTAAGGTTTGTGATTTCTATTTTGTACTCAAGGGTATACCTGAGCATATACCAGTCTTTGTATTAAGCGGCAAAGCAGATTACAAAAAAATGTTTTTGTATATATTTGAGGATGACGAGGAGCTTATAAGAAAGTCTATTCATACCTCGGTTAGTATAAAATATACCTTGGGTATAGAATTTGATATATTTGTATGCGAGCAAGATTTAAAATCAAATGACTCTCTAACAAAGAAGGTAAATTCCATTGCTCAGAGAATTTTTTCTGTATATAAGATGAAACACACTTTAAACACGCTAAAGGGTAATCCTGTAAAGGTTTTTGAGAAGTTAAAAAGAGGATACGATTTAGCTGTTGTTGGAGGGTTTAGGAGGAAAAATACACTATTTAAACCTAATCCTATTTGCTATATAGCAAACTCATCTGGCATATCCGTTTTTAGTATATTGAAATGA
- a CDS encoding cation:proton antiporter, with protein sequence MNVNQSISLFLVVLATFSAPMLAKILRIPVVVAEILAGIILGPTILNIVSHSAFLHFLSEFGFLLLMFYVGLEIEIKEMNPKLIILNIAAFIINAIFSYFIVRFLNVDFIWMAVFVSASVGVVIGVLREMNLLDSKVGKLTLYSGIMQEFIILLIVTSYEIYKSENYSLIKYALIILSIVLTILFFRVVKLLHWWYPEYFNYFASSKDPLSLRIRFVLAVMLLSVSFAFYFNIDPVVGAFIAGLVISISFADLEMIKEDVGTIGLGFFIPLFFVYTGVNVKINFQDLPFVGIVVVLMFLSHLGSVIVFYFNKFPLPRSLILSLNLSKGVSMVVLIMTLARAEGLVNQRTFSTAILIGIVAEIFYTIVFKNLYGKFLSNATMNKIK encoded by the coding sequence ATGAACGTAAATCAATCTATTTCTCTTTTTTTAGTTGTTTTGGCAACATTTAGTGCTCCAATGCTGGCCAAAATTTTAAGAATACCTGTGGTGGTGGCTGAAATATTGGCCGGTATAATACTTGGTCCAACGATTCTTAATATTGTTTCTCATAGTGCATTTCTCCATTTTTTGTCTGAATTCGGATTTTTGCTTTTGATGTTCTATGTAGGACTTGAGATAGAGATAAAAGAAATGAATCCAAAGCTTATTATTTTAAATATAGCGGCATTTATTATAAACGCTATATTTTCTTATTTTATTGTCAGATTTTTAAATGTGGATTTTATTTGGATGGCTGTGTTTGTTTCTGCGAGCGTTGGTGTTGTTATAGGTGTTTTAAGGGAGATGAACCTTCTTGATAGTAAGGTTGGCAAGTTAACCCTTTATAGCGGGATAATGCAGGAGTTTATAATTCTTTTAATAGTAACTTCGTATGAGATTTACAAGTCAGAGAACTACTCCTTAATTAAGTATGCGCTGATAATATTGAGTATAGTTTTGACTATTCTTTTCTTTAGGGTTGTAAAGCTTCTTCATTGGTGGTATCCGGAATATTTTAACTATTTTGCCTCCTCCAAAGATCCATTAAGTTTAAGGATACGATTCGTATTAGCTGTAATGCTTTTGTCTGTTTCCTTTGCTTTTTACTTCAATATAGACCCTGTGGTAGGTGCATTTATTGCCGGACTTGTCATATCTATTTCTTTTGCTGATTTAGAGATGATAAAAGAAGATGTTGGAACTATAGGTTTAGGTTTTTTTATACCGCTGTTTTTTGTCTATACTGGTGTAAATGTAAAGATAAATTTTCAAGATTTACCCTTTGTAGGGATCGTTGTTGTTTTGATGTTTTTGTCTCATTTAGGTAGTGTAATTGTTTTTTATTTTAATAAATTTCCCCTACCTAGGTCTTTGATATTGTCTTTAAATCTTTCAAAAGGCGTGAGTATGGTGGTTTTAATTATGACTTTGGCAAGGGCTGAAGGTTTGGTAAATCAAAGAACATTTTCTACTGCTATTTTGATTGGTATTGTAGCTGAAATATTTTACACTATTGTGTTCAAAAATCTTTATGGAAAATTCTTATCAAACGCTACAATGAATAAAATAAAATAA
- a CDS encoding mechanosensitive ion channel family protein → MNINFDYWLNLSIAYGIKLIFAIAIFIIGKWVSKWLVDISKKLMVKAKVEQTLIIFLGNLIYALLMVFVVLASLSKLGINTTSFIAILGALGLAVGLALQGSLANVGAAVLIIIFKPFRVGDFVDAGGASGSVEEINMFSTILRSPDNKIIILPNSAIVGSKIINYSAKPLRRVDWVFGIGYEDDLRKAKSVLENIIQSHEKILKDPKPLIAVSELADSSVNFTVRGWVRTQDYWDVYFDIIEKVKLTFDQERISIPYPQLDIHQK, encoded by the coding sequence ATGAATATTAACTTTGACTATTGGCTAAATTTGTCTATTGCTTATGGAATAAAGTTAATCTTTGCCATTGCCATATTCATTATAGGTAAATGGGTTTCTAAATGGCTTGTTGATATTAGTAAAAAGTTGATGGTTAAGGCTAAAGTTGAGCAAACCTTAATAATCTTCTTAGGGAATCTTATATATGCCTTACTAATGGTCTTTGTTGTGCTTGCTTCGCTTAGCAAGCTTGGAATAAATACAACTTCTTTCATAGCTATATTGGGAGCATTAGGTTTGGCTGTTGGTTTGGCTTTGCAGGGAAGTTTGGCCAATGTGGGGGCGGCGGTTTTGATAATAATATTTAAACCTTTTAGGGTTGGAGATTTTGTCGATGCTGGTGGCGCATCGGGTAGTGTAGAGGAGATAAATATGTTTTCAACAATCCTAAGATCGCCAGATAATAAAATCATAATTTTGCCCAATTCAGCCATAGTTGGTTCAAAGATAATAAATTATTCGGCAAAGCCACTCAGGAGGGTTGACTGGGTATTTGGTATAGGCTATGAAGATGATTTGAGAAAGGCAAAGAGTGTACTTGAAAATATCATTCAGTCTCATGAAAAGATATTAAAAGACCCTAAACCTTTGATTGCCGTATCTGAGCTTGCAGATAGTAGTGTTAATTTTACTGTAAGGGGATGGGTAAGGACTCAGGATTATTGGGATGTGTACTTTGATATCATAGAGAAAGTAAAGCTGACATTTGACCAAGAGAGGATATCTATACCTTACCCCCAGCTCGATATACATCAAAAATAA
- a CDS encoding DUF4197 domain-containing protein: MRLVLILFIFILTFPVQSMADWKSVLGNFMNKKVEQEQQAQSTFAGRPTYPEKVGALKQALSFGIKYAINNLSKPNGFLANPKVRIPVPDKLKGVASFLRKAHQGRLVDNFVEQMNHAAEKATPKTFKVFSHALRQMTISDATQILKGKDTAATEYFKSKTYAELVEIVKPIIKESTSKTKTTMYYKRMVEVYKKYKTPFSKMQKYSSILKGRDYQRRSQPPEDLDDYIAQKTVDGIFKMIAEEEIKIRKDPLERSTKLLKKVFGSLSK; encoded by the coding sequence ATGAGATTAGTCTTAATATTGTTTATATTTATCTTGACTTTTCCTGTCCAGTCAATGGCAGATTGGAAAAGTGTTTTGGGTAATTTTATGAATAAGAAAGTAGAACAGGAACAACAAGCTCAATCCACATTTGCAGGCAGACCAACATATCCAGAAAAGGTAGGGGCGTTGAAACAAGCTTTAAGTTTCGGAATTAAGTATGCGATTAATAACCTATCCAAGCCCAATGGTTTTTTAGCTAATCCAAAGGTTAGGATACCCGTTCCAGATAAATTAAAGGGTGTTGCCAGTTTTTTGAGAAAGGCCCATCAAGGTAGGTTAGTGGATAACTTTGTAGAGCAAATGAATCATGCAGCGGAAAAAGCCACACCAAAAACATTTAAAGTTTTTTCACATGCATTAAGGCAAATGACAATAAGCGATGCTACCCAAATACTAAAAGGTAAAGACACGGCAGCAACTGAGTATTTTAAGAGTAAAACTTATGCTGAGCTTGTGGAGATTGTAAAACCTATAATAAAAGAAAGCACATCTAAAACCAAGACTACGATGTATTACAAGCGTATGGTTGAGGTTTATAAAAAGTACAAAACCCCTTTTAGTAAAATGCAAAAATACTCCAGTATTTTAAAGGGAAGAGACTATCAAAGGAGAAGCCAACCTCCTGAAGATTTGGATGATTACATAGCCCAAAAAACAGTTGACGGCATATTTAAAATGATAGCCGAAGAAGAAATAAAGATAAGGAAAGACCCTCTTGAAAGGAGTACGAAGCTTCTTAAGAAGGTCTTTGGTAGTTTATCTAAATAG
- a CDS encoding cysteine desulfurase family protein: MEVYLDNNSTTPMNEEVREVYHEHEKFYGNVNSIYQKGIETRKLLSKAYDVIYPAIGARDEDDIIITSSTTEGNNAVIKTFLYNFLQGSEKKHIITTVAEHSSIKAPCAFVKKFGMEVTYLYTDENGRIDLQELEDSIRNDTALISVLFASNESGAIQPIKEIGEISKKYEIPFHCDGAQAISKAKVDVKELGVDYFTFSAHKFHGPKGIGGLYVRNGSPFIPLIHGGNQMGGKRGGSINTAGIVAMAKAMELANKNLNKMYFEVAKLRDKLEDAILKIPDTKSYVDKKFRLPNTVIASFRGIEGEAMLWELNQSGIYAATGSSCSSERLQGSEVLEALGEDPEIAHTGIIFSLSRFTKEDEIDYVIDKLPKIVDKLRNISMTYAKVKSS; the protein is encoded by the coding sequence ATGGAAGTTTATCTTGACAACAACAGTACCACGCCAATGAATGAAGAGGTCAGAGAGGTTTATCATGAACACGAAAAATTCTATGGCAATGTGAACTCAATTTATCAAAAGGGAATAGAGACAAGAAAACTATTGAGCAAAGCCTACGATGTGATATATCCAGCTATTGGTGCAAGGGATGAAGATGACATTATAATCACATCATCAACAACAGAGGGCAATAATGCCGTCATAAAAACATTCCTCTACAATTTTCTTCAGGGTAGCGAAAAGAAACACATAATAACCACGGTTGCTGAGCACAGCTCCATAAAGGCACCTTGTGCATTTGTGAAAAAATTTGGCATGGAGGTAACTTACCTCTACACGGATGAAAACGGCAGAATAGATCTGCAGGAATTAGAAGACTCTATCAGAAACGATACAGCCCTAATCTCTGTTCTTTTTGCAAGCAACGAAAGTGGCGCTATACAGCCTATAAAAGAGATAGGTGAAATCTCTAAAAAATATGAAATACCTTTTCACTGCGATGGTGCTCAGGCTATATCAAAAGCCAAAGTAGATGTTAAAGAGTTAGGTGTGGACTATTTTACATTTTCAGCCCATAAATTTCATGGACCAAAGGGTATTGGTGGGCTCTATGTAAGGAATGGATCCCCTTTTATTCCTTTGATTCACGGCGGCAACCAGATGGGCGGCAAGAGGGGAGGTAGTATAAATACTGCAGGCATCGTGGCTATGGCGAAAGCTATGGAGCTTGCCAATAAAAATTTAAATAAGATGTACTTTGAGGTTGCTAAACTAAGGGATAAGCTTGAGGATGCTATATTAAAAATACCAGACACAAAGAGCTATGTTGACAAAAAATTCAGATTGCCAAACACGGTTATTGCCTCGTTTAGAGGTATAGAAGGAGAAGCAATGCTCTGGGAGTTGAATCAGTCGGGAATTTATGCTGCAACAGGCAGTAGTTGTTCGTCTGAGAGGCTTCAGGGAAGCGAAGTGCTTGAAGCTTTGGGTGAGGATCCAGAAATAGCACACACAGGTATAATTTTCTCATTAAGCAGATTTACAAAGGAAGACGAAATTGATTATGTAATAGATAAACTACCCAAAATCGTAGATAAACTCAGAAATATCTCGATGACCTATGCCAAAGTAAAATCGAGTTAA
- a CDS encoding iron-sulfur cluster assembly scaffold protein NifU, producing MAREDLITGNIWEEYSSKVIDRMSNPRFLGEFSEEDAKKRNAKLVVADFGSEACGDAVRLYWLVDSKTDKILDARFKSFGCGTAIASSDVMAELTIGKTIDEAMKITNLDVEKALRDDPNKPAFPPQKMHCSVMAYDVIIEAASKYKGVDPKKIKNSEIVCECARVTKGEIEEIVRKYKVKTVEELQKYTDAGKYCKSCVKPGGHEERSVYLVDIIKEVNDKMKEEELIKKAETSNFDEMTLLNKIKNIERVLREDISSILAMDGGSVELVDVREKENEEVKVLIKYLGTCSVCNAAALTMHMIEQTLNEKLETDKIKVVQI from the coding sequence ATGGCAAGAGAAGATTTAATTACAGGAAATATTTGGGAGGAATACTCCAGTAAAGTTATAGATAGAATGAGTAATCCGAGATTTTTAGGGGAATTCTCAGAAGAGGATGCAAAAAAGAGAAACGCAAAACTTGTGGTTGCGGATTTCGGCAGTGAAGCCTGTGGCGATGCAGTAAGATTATACTGGCTTGTTGACTCAAAAACAGACAAGATCTTAGATGCAAGGTTTAAATCGTTTGGGTGCGGAACGGCAATTGCAAGCAGTGATGTTATGGCAGAACTTACAATAGGAAAAACAATAGATGAGGCGATGAAAATCACAAATCTTGATGTAGAAAAAGCTCTAAGGGATGACCCAAATAAACCAGCATTTCCACCTCAGAAAATGCACTGCTCTGTAATGGCTTATGATGTTATAATCGAAGCCGCCTCAAAATATAAAGGTGTAGACCCAAAGAAAATCAAAAACAGCGAGATAGTTTGCGAGTGTGCAAGGGTAACAAAGGGAGAAATAGAAGAAATCGTTAGAAAATACAAAGTAAAAACGGTTGAGGAACTCCAAAAATACACAGATGCCGGTAAATACTGTAAAAGCTGTGTAAAACCAGGTGGGCATGAGGAAAGATCTGTTTATCTCGTTGATATAATAAAAGAGGTTAATGATAAAATGAAAGAGGAAGAATTAATTAAAAAGGCAGAAACCAGTAATTTTGACGAGATGACATTGTTGAATAAAATTAAAAACATCGAAAGGGTGTTAAGGGAAGATATAAGTTCAATTTTGGCTATGGACGGTGGCAGTGTTGAGCTTGTGGATGTAAGAGAAAAGGAAAATGAAGAAGTTAAGGTTTTAATAAAATATCTCGGTACTTGCTCTGTATGTAATGCTGCAGCTCTTACCATGCATATGATAGAACAAACGCTGAACGAAAAATTAGAGACTGATAAAATAAAGGTTGTTCAAATTTGA
- a CDS encoding RrF2 family transcriptional regulator, giving the protein MKKSPFDKISSPMYDLPMKFPTKVRYSLRLLIEIKNSNKPITLREVSEKTHISENYLKQLAAKLEKEKVIKGKKGPNGGYTILNPDFTLKELIDIFTGGVKLAPCMDDDYRCELMDICKARDIWSQLNKDIDKLFLSVKLKDF; this is encoded by the coding sequence ATGAAAAAATCGCCGTTTGACAAAATTTCATCCCCAATGTATGATTTGCCTATGAAATTTCCGACAAAGGTTCGCTACAGCCTGAGATTATTGATAGAAATAAAAAATAGTAACAAACCAATAACTCTAAGAGAGGTATCAGAAAAAACTCACATATCTGAAAACTACCTAAAACAGCTCGCGGCTAAATTGGAAAAAGAGAAAGTAATTAAAGGCAAAAAAGGTCCGAATGGTGGATATACCATACTAAACCCCGATTTTACTTTAAAAGAGCTCATAGATATTTTCACAGGGGGCGTTAAACTTGCCCCCTGCATGGATGATGATTACAGGTGTGAATTGATGGATATTTGCAAGGCACGGGATATTTGGTCCCAATTAAATAAAGATATAGATAAGCTTTTTCTTTCTGTAAAACTTAAAGATTTTTGA
- a CDS encoding molybdenum cofactor biosynthesis protein MoaE — MVNLSEQIQNIKKQASADNLGMILVHNGVVRATSANGDKISKISIDYDDSELKTVINEFEKLKSVEKVWVWINRGMLRVGDDVMYVIVAGNKREELFPIFIDFVNRIKAIVKKEEILRR; from the coding sequence GTGGTAAATCTTTCTGAGCAAATTCAGAACATTAAGAAACAAGCAAGCGCAGATAATCTTGGTATGATTCTTGTTCATAATGGCGTTGTGAGGGCTACTTCAGCAAATGGGGATAAAATATCTAAAATTTCCATAGATTATGATGATAGTGAATTGAAAACAGTTATTAATGAATTTGAAAAATTAAAATCTGTTGAAAAGGTGTGGGTCTGGATTAATAGGGGAATGCTGAGAGTTGGTGATGATGTTATGTATGTAATAGTTGCAGGAAATAAGAGAGAAGAACTTTTTCCTATTTTTATTGATTTTGTAAACAGAATAAAGGCCATTGTGAAAAAAGAAGAAATTTTACGGAGGTAA